The following are from one region of the Bacillus methanolicus MGA3 genome:
- a CDS encoding extracellular solute-binding protein → MKKWFSILLVLSLIAGIMAGCSNNSSSESKKDTEGKKIVLKFAAQNDNTPATKKVIDEFNKSQNKYKVEWVEMTNDSAQMHDQLLTSLSSGSDEYDILSLDVVWAGEFAGAGYLEPIDVRMKEAGLSKDDFNKGSMASGNYEGKQYTLPFFPDLGLLYYRKDIVSPEDAAKLESGNYTYADLGAMAEKYTGKGGTKFGFVYQSKQYEGLTVNVTEFSKSFKDLKGGLQQMYAFTKAPWAPKDILNFTEGETHTNFEQGNAVFARNWPYQFGRIKGQEEGVKIKVDQVGIAPLPNGGCVGGWLLGINKKSKNVEGAWEFVKFVAGKEGQKIMSTVGGYLPGYNALLEDKDVIAANDMLSYKGFKNALANTIARPVSPEYSKVSDTIQIQAHKYLSTGEGLDKAVQEIQAAISK, encoded by the coding sequence ATGAAAAAATGGTTTTCCATATTGCTAGTGTTGTCACTTATTGCAGGAATTATGGCAGGATGCAGCAATAATTCATCCTCTGAATCTAAGAAAGATACTGAAGGAAAAAAAATCGTATTAAAATTTGCTGCGCAAAATGATAATACCCCAGCGACAAAGAAAGTAATTGATGAGTTTAACAAAAGCCAAAATAAATATAAAGTTGAATGGGTTGAAATGACAAATGACTCTGCACAAATGCATGACCAGTTGTTAACCTCTCTTTCGAGTGGGTCTGATGAGTATGACATCCTATCCCTTGACGTTGTATGGGCAGGTGAATTTGCGGGTGCAGGATATCTTGAACCAATTGATGTTCGTATGAAAGAAGCAGGCCTTTCGAAAGACGATTTTAACAAAGGTTCTATGGCTTCCGGAAACTACGAAGGAAAGCAGTATACGCTTCCTTTCTTCCCTGACCTTGGATTGCTTTACTACCGCAAAGACATTGTAAGCCCTGAGGATGCTGCAAAATTAGAGAGCGGCAATTATACGTATGCCGATTTAGGGGCTATGGCTGAAAAATATACAGGCAAAGGCGGTACAAAATTTGGTTTTGTTTACCAATCCAAACAATATGAAGGATTAACAGTAAACGTAACAGAGTTTTCCAAGTCTTTTAAAGATCTCAAAGGCGGATTACAACAAATGTATGCTTTTACAAAAGCACCATGGGCTCCAAAGGATATTCTTAATTTTACCGAAGGGGAAACCCATACAAACTTTGAACAAGGAAATGCCGTTTTTGCACGTAACTGGCCATATCAATTCGGCCGTATCAAAGGCCAAGAAGAAGGCGTGAAAATTAAAGTCGACCAAGTAGGAATTGCTCCGCTACCTAATGGCGGCTGTGTCGGCGGATGGTTGTTAGGGATCAACAAAAAATCTAAAAATGTAGAAGGAGCTTGGGAGTTTGTTAAGTTTGTTGCTGGTAAAGAAGGACAGAAAATTATGTCAACAGTGGGAGGTTATCTTCCAGGATATAATGCGCTTCTAGAAGACAAAGATGTAATCGCTGCAAACGATATGCTCTCTTATAAAGGTTTTAAAAATGCACTTGCAAATACAATTGCACGTCCAGTATCTCCTGAGTACTCAAAAGTTTCTGATACAATTCAAATTCAGGCCCATAAATATTTGAGCACAGGTGAAGGCCTTGACAAAGCTGTACAAGAGATTCAGGCTGCAATAAGTAAATAA
- a CDS encoding dynamin family protein codes for MTLENQLINKTFYETFMEADEKNPVRVLGEAFLAGHKDETVDLSAIRFAQGEVYFHNKDYEAAIFKWENTHNDLEPWAKKNIADCYYELGQLSTAEEIYKSIDTESSVLQSEAILQLFSLYIDQGRLEKADQVIKKAVSFNPDYPNVTDIARAFFEKHKDWKSAIELAVNEAIRTESHHWFDILKTYAEQGLTKTFAPHYFSKCLVVLYEVDKARFEQMVLALWNSYRTESSYFSWLREFNHLFLNLDANREQSWKELSALYQETYFELIDGKYLMRELAEIIPNLLTNWIKIADRSYALFASAAVLAWSEKFPSSMSTEVINDAENLIFHSRNETDGLEYSLTLFDSIVKWAEAQHVEPGHRFKWIIRELLDFQTHHLFVAGSSGNGKSAFINSVLGENILTAPTSSVIVFKGHDETEIRKISDTVLTAVSSFHEFQELVERRQNKAFDNAIFEFSLPSPILQENRLALIDTPGFNGRNRIESEALKYLHFADSLLFVLDANDPFTEKEQEILMQIREYAPNLPIHFLINKIDEIYDEHEASRIVDDTRSRVRAFLPQAHVFAYSSQLRSRKQQNDLAEFLKNLNRQITEDDRIEKMLIFIRKLISHLLDKRAEMENSLAESIKWNEEMATKLSGAINQLTDLEKEKARIITRTFRKVMEEISSDLMENIPKILRDSSDMIKEDSDFRKIHLELNDEMNRRVHAYVNDKVLPKFYRSLQEWILTANDELNYCQSFLDEISEGFNAMYGEERLKLNCDFKVLDDWRRDADRMTSGVQIDKVNIFLRRTPYQILLKGAGRLLGAFPQNNAILYNKYKQFVENEDYFDVTKSIISKLLMQFELFEKSLERDISIFFRNPFAVLNQLVEETQKEIKEKEEELEKMRANPETYRDPLTLFEVKLRQYEWIMISAKGVLQV; via the coding sequence ATGACGTTAGAGAATCAACTGATCAATAAAACATTTTATGAAACATTTATGGAAGCGGATGAAAAAAATCCAGTTCGTGTGCTCGGAGAAGCTTTCCTTGCCGGGCATAAAGATGAGACAGTGGATCTTTCTGCGATCCGTTTTGCCCAAGGGGAAGTATATTTTCATAACAAAGATTATGAAGCAGCTATTTTCAAATGGGAAAACACTCATAATGATTTAGAACCGTGGGCAAAGAAAAATATTGCGGATTGTTATTATGAACTTGGGCAATTATCGACAGCTGAAGAAATTTATAAATCGATTGATACGGAAAGCAGTGTTCTACAATCTGAAGCTATACTGCAATTATTTTCACTTTATATAGACCAAGGCAGGCTTGAAAAAGCTGATCAAGTAATTAAAAAAGCAGTTTCCTTTAATCCGGACTATCCGAATGTTACTGACATTGCCCGTGCCTTTTTCGAAAAACACAAGGATTGGAAGAGCGCAATTGAACTGGCCGTAAATGAAGCGATCCGAACCGAGTCTCATCACTGGTTTGATATTTTAAAAACTTATGCAGAACAAGGATTAACAAAAACTTTTGCGCCTCATTATTTTTCAAAATGCTTAGTCGTTTTATATGAAGTGGATAAGGCAAGATTTGAACAGATGGTTTTGGCATTATGGAATAGTTACAGAACGGAGAGTTCATATTTTTCATGGCTTAGGGAATTTAATCACCTTTTCTTAAATCTGGATGCAAACCGGGAGCAATCTTGGAAAGAGCTGTCAGCACTTTATCAGGAAACTTATTTTGAATTGATTGATGGAAAGTACTTAATGAGAGAACTGGCGGAGATTATACCAAACCTTTTAACAAATTGGATCAAAATTGCCGATCGTTCTTATGCTTTATTTGCTTCTGCAGCGGTATTGGCTTGGAGTGAGAAGTTTCCATCCAGTATGAGTACAGAAGTTATTAATGATGCTGAAAATCTTATTTTCCATTCCCGTAATGAGACTGACGGTTTGGAATATAGCCTCACTTTATTCGATTCCATCGTAAAATGGGCAGAAGCGCAACATGTAGAACCAGGTCACCGCTTCAAATGGATCATCCGAGAATTGCTTGATTTTCAAACACATCATTTATTTGTAGCAGGATCTTCTGGAAATGGAAAGTCTGCTTTTATCAATTCGGTCCTCGGAGAAAATATCCTAACTGCTCCGACATCATCCGTCATTGTATTTAAGGGCCATGACGAGACAGAGATTAGAAAAATATCTGATACAGTATTAACGGCTGTTTCAAGTTTCCATGAGTTTCAGGAGTTAGTTGAGAGACGACAAAATAAAGCTTTTGACAATGCGATTTTCGAGTTTTCCCTTCCGTCGCCAATTTTGCAGGAAAACAGGCTTGCTCTTATTGATACGCCGGGATTTAACGGTCGCAATCGGATTGAAAGTGAAGCGTTGAAATATCTGCATTTCGCCGACAGTTTATTATTTGTTCTTGATGCAAACGATCCTTTTACCGAAAAAGAACAAGAAATCTTAATGCAAATTAGGGAATACGCACCTAATCTTCCAATTCATTTTCTAATCAATAAAATCGATGAAATTTATGATGAACATGAAGCCTCCAGGATTGTTGATGACACTCGTTCGAGAGTTCGGGCATTTCTTCCGCAGGCTCATGTGTTTGCTTATTCATCCCAATTAAGAAGCAGAAAACAACAAAATGACCTGGCAGAGTTTTTGAAAAATTTGAACCGACAAATTACAGAAGATGATCGAATTGAAAAAATGTTAATTTTTATTCGGAAATTAATCAGTCATTTATTGGATAAACGGGCAGAAATGGAAAACAGCCTAGCTGAATCGATTAAATGGAATGAAGAAATGGCCACAAAACTAAGTGGAGCAATCAATCAATTAACTGATTTGGAAAAAGAGAAAGCACGAATTATTACGAGAACGTTCCGTAAAGTTATGGAGGAAATCAGTTCAGATCTAATGGAAAATATTCCAAAAATTTTACGAGACAGTTCGGATATGATTAAAGAAGACAGTGATTTCCGTAAAATTCATCTTGAATTGAATGATGAGATGAACCGGAGAGTGCATGCTTATGTAAATGATAAAGTCTTGCCTAAGTTTTACCGTTCACTTCAGGAATGGATATTAACGGCAAATGATGAATTAAATTACTGCCAATCTTTTCTGGATGAAATAAGCGAAGGGTTTAATGCGATGTACGGGGAAGAACGGCTTAAGCTGAATTGCGATTTTAAAGTGCTTGATGACTGGCGCCGGGATGCAGACCGGATGACAAGCGGTGTACAAATTGATAAGGTGAATATTTTTCTCCGCCGCACCCCGTATCAAATATTATTAAAAGGTGCAGGCAGGTTGTTGGGAGCATTTCCGCAAAACAATGCGATATTGTATAACAAATACAAGCAGTTTGTTGAAAATGAGGATTATTTTGATGTTACCAAATCAATTATAAGCAAGTTGCTTATGCAATTTGAATTGTTTGAAAAATCACTGGAACGGGATATTTCGATTTTCTTCAGAAACCCGTTTGCCGTATTGAATCAACTGGTAGAAGAAACCCAAAAGGAAATCAAGGAAAAAGAAGAAGAGCTGGAGAAAATGAGAGCCAATCCGGAAACGTACCGCGATCCTTTAACACTTTTTGAAGTAAAACTCCGCCAATATGAGTGGATCATGATTTCCGCAAAAGGAGTTCTTCAAGTCTAA
- a CDS encoding threonine/serine exporter family protein: protein MVIIEQLVTSFIASAGFGIIFNAPKRSLVKCGLIGMSGWIIYFLIEASGFDPAAATLAASFFIAVISQVFAKIYKTPIIIFSVAGIIPLVPGGMAYDAMRNFVENDYNTAITLVAKATMISGSIAMGLMFSEVINQLIRKLKLKYD from the coding sequence ATGGTTATTATCGAACAGCTAGTTACTAGTTTTATTGCTTCTGCGGGCTTTGGAATTATCTTTAATGCTCCAAAACGATCTCTTGTAAAATGTGGCCTTATCGGTATGAGTGGTTGGATCATTTATTTTTTAATAGAAGCCAGTGGTTTTGATCCGGCAGCAGCAACTTTGGCCGCATCGTTTTTCATTGCGGTGATCAGCCAGGTTTTCGCAAAAATTTATAAGACACCGATCATTATTTTCAGTGTAGCCGGAATTATTCCATTAGTACCTGGTGGAATGGCATATGATGCAATGAGAAATTTCGTTGAAAATGATTATAATACTGCCATCACTCTCGTTGCAAAGGCTACGATGATTTCCGGTTCAATTGCTATGGGGCTTATGTTTTCCGAAGTAATAAACCAGTTGATAAGGAAATTGAAGCTGAAATATGATTAA
- a CDS encoding glycosyltransferase family 4 protein yields MKILVIWRLLTVGGVNAGWRNRAVYFKKHGITTEFLYCKDLGGMHMVKDIAPVYLTKDKKEIHRIIKENHYDAIIVVDTSQAYKWLDEADFEGPIIIEARTPEIVKLKRNLKGKERITPQKFIVPSKYQKRVLSILVDQPTPIEVIYNGVDTSFFRPKAINEIKLDSVSSIPANKKIVAYIGRLDARKNWRMLLKIANLVKMEREDIEFWIIGGANSVDRDLFEEEWKKQELTDIIKWFPTIPYQEMPNVYAKIKESGGCTIATTRAESFGNTFIEAMACGVPVIAPDVSSIPEIVVHGKTGYLYREGHVRGAANQIYEIIDRPQVYGKLSRAARNRVKKMFSLSACAEKYIELLREVTKGDDT; encoded by the coding sequence ATGAAGATTTTAGTTATTTGGCGACTGTTGACAGTTGGCGGAGTGAATGCCGGCTGGAGAAACCGGGCCGTCTATTTTAAAAAGCATGGAATCACGACAGAATTCCTTTACTGTAAGGACCTTGGCGGAATGCATATGGTAAAGGATATTGCGCCTGTATATTTGACGAAAGACAAAAAGGAAATTCACCGCATTATTAAAGAAAACCATTATGACGCAATTATCGTTGTCGATACAAGCCAGGCCTATAAATGGCTGGATGAGGCTGATTTTGAAGGTCCAATTATTATTGAAGCGCGCACTCCGGAAATTGTGAAATTAAAGCGGAACTTGAAAGGGAAGGAAAGGATTACACCACAAAAATTCATTGTTCCTTCCAAATACCAAAAGAGAGTTTTATCTATCTTAGTTGATCAGCCAACCCCTATTGAAGTGATTTACAATGGTGTAGATACATCTTTTTTTCGGCCAAAAGCAATAAATGAAATCAAACTTGATTCAGTTTCTTCAATTCCGGCCAATAAAAAAATAGTGGCATATATCGGGAGATTGGATGCCCGAAAAAATTGGCGAATGCTTCTGAAAATCGCTAATCTTGTAAAGATGGAAAGAGAGGATATCGAATTTTGGATTATAGGGGGAGCCAACAGTGTAGACCGGGATCTTTTCGAAGAGGAATGGAAGAAACAGGAGCTAACAGATATTATAAAATGGTTTCCGACCATCCCTTATCAGGAAATGCCAAATGTTTATGCAAAAATTAAGGAATCAGGAGGCTGCACTATCGCGACCACTAGAGCAGAATCATTTGGAAATACATTTATTGAGGCGATGGCATGTGGAGTGCCGGTCATTGCACCGGACGTTTCATCTATACCTGAAATTGTAGTGCACGGTAAAACAGGCTACTTGTATCGTGAAGGGCATGTAAGAGGTGCGGCTAATCAAATTTATGAGATCATTGATCGTCCACAAGTTTACGGGAAACTGTCAAGGGCTGCTAGAAATCGTGTCAAAAAAATGTTCTCCCTTTCTGCTTGCGCCGAAAAATATATAGAGCTGCTTCGGGAAGTCACGAAAGGGGATGACACATGA
- a CDS encoding amino acid ABC transporter permease, translating into MDFRLDILIDYAPFFWKGTLLTIGLSIAGILIGTVLGLLIGLGKMVRNKFIAFPFECYITFFRGTPLFVQILIIHFGVVPLFNGETNGIIATIIALSLNSAAYIAEIFRAGIQSIDKGQMEAARSLGMSHVQAMRFAILPQAFKRMIPPLGNEFVVLIKESSLAAIVAAPELMYWARAMQGQYYRVWEPLLTAALIYLVLTLTLSFLLSLLERRLATE; encoded by the coding sequence ATGGATTTTCGACTAGATATTTTAATTGATTATGCTCCCTTTTTTTGGAAGGGGACGTTGCTGACAATTGGCTTGTCGATAGCAGGGATATTGATTGGAACGGTTTTAGGATTACTTATTGGACTAGGAAAAATGGTTAGAAATAAGTTTATAGCTTTTCCGTTTGAATGCTATATTACGTTTTTTCGGGGCACGCCTCTTTTTGTTCAAATTTTGATTATTCATTTTGGTGTTGTTCCGCTGTTTAATGGAGAAACGAACGGAATTATTGCTACTATTATCGCCCTTTCATTAAATTCTGCAGCCTATATTGCTGAAATATTCCGGGCTGGAATCCAATCCATTGACAAGGGGCAAATGGAAGCGGCCCGTTCCTTAGGAATGAGCCATGTTCAAGCAATGAGATTTGCTATTTTACCTCAGGCATTTAAACGAATGATCCCACCGCTTGGAAACGAGTTTGTTGTCCTTATTAAAGAATCTTCCCTTGCGGCCATTGTTGCAGCTCCGGAACTAATGTACTGGGCTCGTGCCATGCAAGGACAGTATTATCGTGTGTGGGAACCTTTGCTTACTGCAGCACTAATATATTTGGTGTTGACACTAACTTTAAGCTTCTTGTTAAGTCTTCTTGAAAGAAGGTTGGCTACAGAATAG
- a CDS encoding HipA family kinase produces MNPVNYIHLFESKTNNAHLITFDNGVDYVVKLYKAKEDKALINEWFAYCIARFMGLPVPYSYLVEMPEMFIETIPNIKDLQYTSMQFASKYINDSVNAHEANIQNIINHCDLAKIIVFDYWLCNTDRTRKNVLLQEKTPGSYYLWVIDHAEILSSFCWTTNDLEHLPQKIIKSATHEMMAKYITDEKELKQQVKIIQSIPTQLLEEILSFVPNDWNISDEEKCELIKTLNFRRYKILPLLIGKFIKRVYRPIHSPSPNDRKT; encoded by the coding sequence ATGAACCCTGTTAATTACATTCATCTTTTTGAAAGCAAAACAAACAATGCTCATTTGATTACTTTTGATAATGGTGTGGATTATGTTGTAAAGCTTTATAAAGCAAAAGAAGATAAAGCTCTGATTAATGAATGGTTTGCTTACTGTATTGCCCGTTTTATGGGGCTGCCGGTTCCGTATTCATATTTGGTAGAAATGCCTGAAATGTTCATTGAAACGATACCGAATATTAAGGATCTTCAATACACATCCATGCAATTCGCTAGCAAATATATAAATGATAGTGTAAATGCACATGAAGCAAACATCCAAAATATTATCAATCATTGCGACCTTGCAAAAATCATCGTATTTGATTATTGGTTATGCAATACAGATCGAACAAGGAAAAATGTGCTGTTGCAAGAAAAAACACCTGGGAGCTATTATCTATGGGTAATCGATCATGCAGAAATTCTCAGTTCATTTTGCTGGACGACGAATGATCTCGAGCATCTTCCCCAAAAAATTATAAAAAGTGCAACCCATGAAATGATGGCTAAATATATCACGGATGAAAAAGAACTAAAGCAACAAGTCAAAATAATCCAATCAATTCCCACGCAGCTTCTTGAAGAAATCCTTTCGTTTGTACCTAATGATTGGAATATATCGGATGAAGAAAAATGTGAATTAATAAAAACTCTAAATTTCAGGCGGTATAAAATTCTTCCATTGTTAATCGGTAAATTTATTAAAAGAGTATATCGTCCAATTCACAGTCCAAGCCCTAACGATAGAAAAACTTAA
- a CDS encoding threonine/serine exporter family protein, whose amino-acid sequence MENQTRNQYKVMELCLLAGKIMLQSGAETYRVEDTMMRIASSFGIQESHSYVTPTGIIFSIEGEPPKTKLIRVTERTTDLVKVAKVNSISRKISSEELTLDEAYESLKKIEFSSHYYPFWMQVVAAAVASGCFLIMFKGEWRDFIPAMFAGGFGLISVTYFHRIVPIKFFAEFLAAFIIGLLSFLFIKMGFGFQLDKIIIGSVMPLVPGLLITNAVRDLMAGHLVSGLSKGAEAFLTAFAIGSGIAVVLSFM is encoded by the coding sequence ATGGAAAATCAAACGAGAAATCAATATAAAGTAATGGAGCTTTGTCTTTTGGCTGGAAAAATTATGCTTCAGAGCGGAGCAGAAACGTATCGGGTTGAAGATACAATGATGAGAATTGCTTCTTCTTTTGGCATTCAAGAATCCCACAGTTACGTAACACCGACAGGGATTATTTTTTCAATTGAAGGGGAACCGCCAAAAACAAAACTCATTAGAGTGACTGAAAGAACGACTGACTTGGTAAAAGTAGCCAAGGTTAATAGCATATCAAGAAAAATTAGCAGCGAGGAATTAACGCTTGATGAGGCATATGAATCTCTGAAAAAAATTGAATTCTCCAGCCATTATTATCCTTTTTGGATGCAAGTAGTCGCTGCCGCTGTTGCAAGCGGCTGTTTTTTAATTATGTTTAAAGGAGAATGGCGGGACTTTATTCCTGCTATGTTTGCCGGCGGCTTTGGTTTGATAAGTGTCACATATTTTCATCGAATTGTACCGATTAAATTTTTCGCTGAATTTCTCGCTGCATTTATTATCGGTTTGCTGTCTTTTCTGTTTATAAAAATGGGGTTTGGATTTCAGCTTGATAAAATTATTATTGGTTCAGTCATGCCTCTCGTTCCGGGTCTTTTGATCACGAATGCTGTCAGAGATTTAATGGCAGGCCACTTAGTTTCCGGCTTGTCAAAAGGAGCCGAAGCGTTTTTAACCGCTTTTGCAATAGGGTCAGGAATAGCGGTTGTTTTATCATTTATGTAG
- a CDS encoding carbohydrate ABC transporter permease, giving the protein MKKLGLKEYLFILPAVLLIAIFSLWPVFQSFTYTFFDYRLNDQQKAGLYISERFNVDLFNETQAYLTMFLKEDKEQITDPALKQKIDNLIHKIEKKAKKFEGKKGVQKISKEEKESLLALSKEAKQVVKEMSDKFDTTNEKNLPLIVGDIEKSIIPSNFIGLNGYKKALTDARLGMALWNTTVFTFISVFLELILGLVLALIMNKAIKGQGLIRTTSLIPWAIPTAVAALMWSYLYDGSSGIIANIFEKIGLVENSLELLMSETGAMASAILADVWKTTPYMALLLLAGLQNISRSTYEAADIDGANAVQKFFRITLPLLKPSILVALLFRTLDAFRVFDLIYVLTGGGPGGATETLSIYGYKTMFAQTNFGYGSVIVMVMFVSVAIIAAIYVKILGANLMEKN; this is encoded by the coding sequence ATGAAAAAGTTGGGCTTAAAAGAATACTTATTTATTCTTCCTGCAGTTCTCTTAATCGCAATATTTTCTCTCTGGCCGGTTTTTCAATCGTTTACGTACACATTTTTTGATTATCGGCTGAATGATCAGCAAAAGGCCGGCTTATATATAAGTGAACGGTTTAATGTTGATTTGTTTAATGAAACTCAAGCTTATTTAACAATGTTTCTTAAGGAAGATAAAGAGCAGATTACAGATCCCGCCCTTAAGCAAAAGATTGATAATCTGATTCATAAAATTGAAAAAAAAGCAAAAAAATTTGAAGGGAAAAAAGGCGTTCAGAAGATTAGCAAAGAAGAAAAAGAAAGCCTTCTTGCTTTATCGAAAGAAGCAAAACAAGTCGTAAAAGAAATGTCAGATAAATTTGATACGACAAATGAAAAGAATCTCCCTTTGATAGTGGGTGATATTGAAAAGAGTATAATCCCTTCCAATTTTATCGGCTTGAATGGATATAAAAAAGCGTTAACCGATGCTCGACTTGGAATGGCGCTTTGGAATACAACTGTTTTCACTTTTATATCCGTATTTTTGGAATTGATTCTTGGATTGGTACTTGCATTAATCATGAACAAAGCGATAAAAGGCCAAGGGTTGATCCGAACAACTTCTTTAATTCCATGGGCTATTCCAACGGCCGTAGCTGCGCTGATGTGGAGCTATTTGTACGATGGAAGCAGCGGGATTATCGCAAATATCTTTGAAAAGATCGGACTTGTAGAAAATTCCCTTGAACTTTTGATGTCAGAAACAGGGGCAATGGCATCGGCTATTTTGGCAGATGTATGGAAAACAACTCCTTACATGGCGCTATTATTACTTGCTGGATTGCAGAATATTTCCCGGTCAACGTACGAAGCAGCTGATATTGATGGGGCGAATGCGGTTCAAAAGTTCTTTCGAATTACGTTGCCACTTTTAAAGCCTTCTATCTTAGTCGCTTTATTATTCCGTACACTCGATGCTTTCCGTGTGTTTGATTTGATTTATGTGTTAACTGGAGGAGGGCCTGGTGGAGCAACAGAAACGTTGTCCATTTATGGCTATAAAACAATGTTCGCACAAACGAACTTCGGGTACGGTTCGGTCATAGTCATGGTTATGTTTGTAAGTGTTGCGATCATTGCGGCCATATATGTCAAAATACTTGGAGCAAATTTAATGGAGAAGAATTAA
- a CDS encoding basic amino acid ABC transporter substrate-binding protein — protein sequence MKKFSILTFFLILSLILSACGTSQSDKEKNTTSSSGNEKKKLKVATDANYAPFEYMDKGEIVGFDVDFVKAVAKEAGYDVDIVNVGWDPLFVEIKDKISDLGMSAITINDERKQTYDFSVPYFLSTNKILVPKGSDIKSAADLKDKVVAVQNGTTGQEAIEKLLGKNNKNIKKFENNNLAIMELTSGGADAVVADNTVVEEYAKNNPDKKLVVIEDENSFAKEYYGLMFPKGSKLKAEFDAAINKIFENGTYAKIYKKWFGTEPDIETLKKQQQ from the coding sequence ATGAAAAAGTTTTCGATTCTTACGTTCTTTTTAATTCTTTCTCTTATTTTATCAGCTTGCGGTACAAGCCAGTCTGACAAGGAAAAAAATACCACCAGCAGTTCGGGAAATGAAAAGAAAAAATTGAAAGTTGCCACTGATGCGAACTATGCACCTTTTGAATATATGGATAAAGGTGAAATTGTCGGTTTTGATGTTGATTTTGTAAAGGCGGTGGCAAAAGAAGCAGGATATGATGTTGATATTGTGAACGTAGGATGGGATCCTTTATTTGTTGAAATTAAGGACAAAATCTCTGACTTAGGGATGTCTGCTATTACCATTAATGATGAACGTAAACAAACGTATGATTTTTCTGTTCCTTACTTTTTATCGACCAACAAGATTTTAGTTCCTAAAGGCAGTGATATTAAAAGTGCAGCTGATTTGAAAGATAAAGTAGTAGCTGTTCAAAACGGCACGACAGGACAGGAAGCGATAGAAAAGCTTCTTGGTAAAAATAACAAAAATATCAAGAAATTTGAAAATAACAATCTGGCAATCATGGAATTGACTAGCGGCGGAGCTGATGCAGTGGTGGCTGATAATACAGTAGTAGAAGAATATGCGAAAAATAACCCTGACAAAAAGCTGGTCGTAATAGAAGATGAAAACAGTTTTGCAAAAGAATATTACGGTCTAATGTTCCCGAAAGGCAGCAAACTCAAAGCCGAATTTGATGCTGCAATTAACAAAATCTTTGAAAATGGTACTTATGCAAAAATTTATAAAAAATGGTTTGGTACAGAGCCTGATATAGAAACTTTGAAAAAACAGCAGCAATAA
- a CDS encoding AraC family transcriptional regulator codes for MKPSINPAIIKQFLLSRVQNQERNYFHPPFNLEQQLMDAIARADEKRAQEILLEINKLEGATLATDPVRSRKNSLIAMCTLFTRAIIKGGIDPETAFHLSDTYIMELEKHNNIEILNELEYEMLYHFIKTVKDKGAGINYSRTVRMAISYIYENILQELSLNIIAQHVFVHPSYLSSQFKKEVGISITNFINKKRIEESKYFLIHTDTSISDIALLFKFCNQSYYTSLFKKYNGMTPKEFRELKQEL; via the coding sequence ATGAAACCTTCAATTAATCCTGCAATTATAAAACAATTTTTGTTATCAAGAGTGCAAAACCAAGAAAGGAACTATTTTCATCCCCCATTCAATCTGGAGCAGCAGCTAATGGATGCAATCGCTCGAGCGGATGAAAAAAGAGCACAAGAAATTTTATTAGAAATTAATAAGCTAGAAGGGGCAACATTAGCGACAGATCCCGTTCGATCGAGAAAAAATTCTTTAATAGCCATGTGCACCCTTTTCACTAGAGCCATTATTAAAGGCGGCATTGATCCGGAAACAGCTTTTCACTTAAGTGATACTTATATAATGGAACTTGAAAAGCATAACAATATAGAAATATTAAATGAACTTGAATATGAAATGCTCTATCACTTTATTAAAACAGTAAAAGACAAAGGTGCTGGTATTAATTACAGCCGCACAGTACGCATGGCTATCTCATATATATACGAAAACATTTTACAGGAGCTGTCCCTTAACATTATTGCTCAACATGTTTTCGTTCATCCAAGTTATCTTTCAAGCCAATTTAAGAAAGAAGTCGGCATTTCCATTACAAACTTCATTAACAAAAAACGAATCGAAGAATCCAAATATTTTTTAATTCATACCGATACATCCATATCCGATATCGCTCTATTATTTAAGTTTTGTAATCAGAGCTATTACACATCCCTTTTTAAAAAGTATAACGGCATGACACCAAAGGAGTTCAGGGAGCTAAAGCAGGAGTTATAA